A DNA window from Rhipicephalus sanguineus isolate Rsan-2018 chromosome 8, BIME_Rsan_1.4, whole genome shotgun sequence contains the following coding sequences:
- the LOC119401441 gene encoding uncharacterized protein LOC119401441: MIATDIIRDLGEDPDKVCGHEDHVVLKLEKPWPSSTSSSSSSSTPKLPQGLSLNNEGRLITTTADAFVENRSFLSEHRVVAALFSGCASFDECRSLGAAARSVLCNVQTLVIVHNRDFVRTLIDLFRSVETIVLHHDMRLQMPEDDWGDIRGALPQLKRLIGSTPALGAHNLFLSAATICGLLGDCPYLCELQTSMHEILSPANPLVSMLLAARPALLTSWGLILGADVERLDGTTGVVWDITPGHMVQANMFFRSLRRIEVTTTHSQTIAAIGVFDQLTDVSLMFIAQGTLCSFQGLVEDTLKDLPLKHLSLKFIKDVSLPAVAKHWPRLQTLSLPECSVIEDDADDLVPGSFVGLVNLRLGSDIAIRTLEALLGATRRLISLRLDGDLLVTSFVIRSSLGSLPRLERLVLGTKHPLPVLILTGNDLRFLIKALPALRYVATDSYDLRLFFQNYMSWVTLDWGQCTTCAAEFPRIDETQREFWQKAVTPIKRGR; the protein is encoded by the exons ATGATCGCTACAGACATCATTCGCGATCTGGGCGAAGACCCCGACAAGGTTTGTGGCCACGAGGACCACGTTGTGCTCAAGCTTGAAAAGCCTTGGCCGTCTTCGACATCCTCTTCATCTTCATCTTCAACGCCAAAACTGCCACAGGGTCTGTCTCTCAACAACGAAGGGCGCCTCATCACCACCACCGCGGATGCTTTCGTTGAGAACCGCAGCTTCCTCAGCGAGCACCGCGTGGTCGCCGCACTGTTTTCCGGCTGTGCTTCATTCGACGAGTGCCGATCGTTGGGCGCAGCTGCGCGCAGCGTACTGTGCAACGTCCAGACGCTCGTGATCGTCCACAACCGCGACTTTGTGCGCACGCTGATCGATCTGTTTCGTTCTGTGGAAACGATCGTCCTGCATCATGACATGCGACTGCAGATGCCCGAGGATGACTGGGGTGACATTCGCGGTGCTCTTCCGCAGCTCAAGCGGCTTATTGGCAGCACACCGGCGTTGGGAGCGCACAACTTGTTTCTTAGCGCGGCGACTATCTGTGGCCTGCTTGGTGACTGCCCCTAC CTGTGTGAGCTGCAGACATCGATGCACGAGATCCTTAGCCCAGCCAATCCACTGGTGAGCATGCTATTGGCAGCACGACCCGCCCTTCTCACGTCTTGGGGCCTTATACTCGGGGCAGACGTGGAGCGGCTGGATGGCACGACGGGTGTTGTCTGGGACATCACGCCAGGGCACATGGTCCAGGCGAACATGTTCTTCCGCAGCTTGCGACGCATCGAG GTGACCACAACTCACAGCCAGACTATCGCCGCCATCGGCGTCTTTGATCAGCTCACTGACGTCTCATTGATGTTCATTGCGCAAGGCACGCTGTGCTCCTTCCAAGGGCTCGTCGAGGACACGCTCAAGGATCTCCCGCTCAAGCACCTGTCACTCAAGTTCATCAAGGACGTCAGTCTTCCCGCCGTCGCCAAGCACTGGCCGCGTCTGCAGACCCTGTCGCTCCCCGAATGCTCTGTCATCGAAGATGACGCCGATGACCTCGTCCCCGGATCGTTTGTGGGACTGGTCAATCTGCGACTGGGATCGGACATTGCAATCCGCACGCTCGAGGCGCTGCTAGGTGCGACGAGGCGGCTAATTTCGCTCCGCCTCGATGGGGATCTCCTCGTAACGTCGTTCGTGATCCGAAGTTCGCTCGGCTCGCTGCCGCGGCTCGAGCGCCTCGTGCTCGGCACCAAGCACCCCCTGCCGGTGCTCATCCTGACGGGAAATGACCTGCGCTTCCTCATTAAGGCCCTGCCTGCCCTTCGGTACGTAGCCACCGACAGCTACGACCTTCGGCTGTTCTTTCAGAACTACATGTCATGGGTGACGCTCGACTGGGGCCAGTGCACAACGTGCGCCGCGGAGTTCCCACGCATCGACGAGACGCAGAGGGAGTTCTGGCAGAAGGCGGTGACGCCAATCAAAAGGGGAAGATGA